Genomic DNA from Haloplanus sp. HW8-1:
CGCGGCCGCTTACTACGATGACGAAATCACTATCCACCAGCTCACAGAGCTCGTCAGCGCCGAAGCGGCGGCGAACCTGTGGGTGTTGAAACAGCAGTTGGACGAGGACTTCATTAACGAAGTGGCTGACGCGTGACCTCCTACAGCGTCGCCCCGTTACTCCCCTTGTTGACCCTCCTCACAAACGTCGCAGGCGTTGTGGAAGGCTGACCCGCCATTCCACTAGCTTCAATCGCCGCTCCAGTCGGTAAACGGCATAGCTGCTACTGGTGCCATCGAACCCACCCGGTTTACCGCCGCTCGAGATTGTCTGCGCGACCGGGGACCACCTCCAGACCCGACACCGGGACGCTACGACAACTATGGCGGCCAATACTACTCGGCTTAGTTGATCGGAAACCGAAGGAGTGCTCCAAGGCCCCCGAATGCAGTATCGAACTGGGCACCTCGATCTGTGTCAGTCGACACAACGAGACACTCACCGCCTTGGTCGGTCGTCGCTTCCTCCAGCTCACGAATGGCCGCTGGTGGCCGTGCGTCGGAAACGAGAAGGACGTCGACTGCTCCATAGTCGAGGGCGGTTTGCGTTTCATCAGCTCCGTAGGCGACATCTCCACCCTGACCCAGCGCCGTGCAGAACCGATCGAGGGCTTCCCGCTCCCGTCGGCGCTCAGCATCAGACAGTACGTCCTCGGCACGCTCAATGAGCTGCGCGAGACCCTGCTTGGTCGCGTACTCAATCTGATAGACGCCTCGTATGTGGTCCCGCAACTCGTGGTGGAGATAGTCACCCTGCTGGAACTCGTCGACGGTGATCGTCGTCCCGCCGAGGATGACGCCATCGACAGTGGGCTCATCGAGGAACGTCTGCTCGGCAGCGTCGGCGACCTGCTCGAAGAACTCGTGTTTCTGGCGGTCGCGCTCGCGTTCGAATCGCTGCGCACTCTGACCGCCAGCACGGGATTTTCCCATCACCTGGCTCTCGAAGGTCCGGCTGGAAACGATGCGTTCGCCGGCGAGGCGATCGAGGGCGGCACGGCCCCGTTCGAGGACGATCAGACCGTACACCGCTGATGGGGTGAGCGCCTGCTCGACGGGGGCTGTCTCGAATTCGGCTGCACAGCGGTACAGTGAGACGTCGACAGGGACGTCGAGATCGTCGAAGACGGCATCCTGCAGCTCACCGTCGACGACACCAGCGTAGATGACGAGGCCGCTTGATGGCGTCGCTTCGTACACTTGGAGGAGGCGTCGGATACGTCCGAGAGCGTCCTGGACGTGAGTTCGTGTCTGATCGGATTTGATGTTCGCAGCCTGTGCATATTCGCGGTCGATGCGCCCACGGACCGCATGGAGTGATTTGTCTGGCGGGACGGCCACAGTGATGAGCTCGGTGCCCTCGCCACGGTAGTTTGTGAGCTGGTCAATTCGATCGCGGAGTTCGTACTCGGTGGTCTGCATTTGTCTCGGTGAAAGCGGCGTCGCTGCTCGATGAGAAGGCGATACACCCGCCGGCGCCGCTACCAACTACGAAAGAACAGAGCAAGCGCTCATCGTCCGCACGTTCACCCGTTGCACCGGCGGTGTGTGGTGCATACTATATCGTTCGCGACGGTGCAGAATAATGCTTCCGTCGAGACGGTTAGCGGTGGCCGAGAACGGATAGAACGCCCTCGACCGCTCGGCATCCCGCGACCCACACTGCGCTCCTCGTGCCTGTGGTGCTTGCGGGGTCGGGGGACGACCGAGACGACCTCGCCCTTCTGAGCCCACCAGGATATCGGCTGTGTGACTGAGCGACGAGCCCGGTTGAACAGATTCTTTGTTACGGCACGCCCCGCGCGCCGCTGCCGCCTTCCGGTGAGCAAGCTCACCGGCGTCCCGCTCACTCCGTTCGCGGGACCTCCGCGTCGCTCGCGACCGACCATTCCGGGCGTGCGGGCGCTCTCCGCACCGCCCGCGCCCGGTCCGGGCTAAAATGCATGTGCCCTCGCGCCAGCGCTTCTCCCGTTTCGGTCCCGGACTTCCGGAGGCTTCCGGGACTCCCCGACCCGCGACGGACGTGGTTGCGTCGCGGGCGAAACGGGGAATGCGCTGGCCGCTCGCTCCGGGCGGGTCGGCGCGCGCGGCTGGATGGGTGGCCAGCCCGTCGGCGCGCGCCGCTCGCGCCCTGACGGGCGCTCACTACGGCGCGAGCGGCGCGCGCAGTCACGTCTGGCGGGCTGTGTCCGTCAGAACCCACCGCGTTGGAGGCGCGGTGGGTGGGCGCCGTGCAGCGCCGTGGAGCAAGTACTCCGATGTCAGATAGGAACGCCATCGCTGAAGAGGTTTGGGTCGACGAACAGATCGAACGAACACGCGAGCAGCGCGAGGCGGATGCAGAGCGAGCCGACACGCCGGCCCTCCGGCCGAGCGTCGAGCAGGACACCCAGGCAAAAGTCGATCACGCGGACGACGAGTGGGTCGACGGCCGGCTGTTCGGCCAGACGCTCGCGGCCGAGGAGCAACACAAGGCGCGCGAACAGGAGATCGCCCGGACGCGACGCCGGCTGGACGACCGGCAGGACTCGGATCGGGAAGCCCGGACGCGCCGGCGGGTGACCGAGCGGGCGGCGACGTGGCACGAGCAGACGCAGCTGACCGATGCGCGGGAGCACCTGTCCCAGGACGATCTGGCCGCGGTGAACCAGCAGGCACAGCGGTTGTGCGAGCGGCTGGGGGCGGGACGGCGGCTGTCGCGGTCGCAGATCGCCCGGAAATTGGCCGAGCACGTCCTGGCCGGTCGGGAGCTGTTCGAGGCGGTCATCCAGATCGCCGAAGCGGCGGAGACGGCGCCGGGACGGATCATCCCGATCGAGGCGGTGCCCGAGGTGGACCGGGGCGAAGTGAGCATCGAGGGGAAAATCAAGACGCTGTTCGAGAGCCAGCATCCCAAGATCAGTCAGGTCGGGCTGATCGGGGATGAGACGGCGAAAATCAAGTTCACCAGTTGGCGGCGATCAGAGCAACCC
This window encodes:
- the prf1 gene encoding peptide chain release factor aRF-1; translated protein: MQTTEYELRDRIDQLTNYRGEGTELITVAVPPDKSLHAVRGRIDREYAQAANIKSDQTRTHVQDALGRIRRLLQVYEATPSSGLVIYAGVVDGELQDAVFDDLDVPVDVSLYRCAAEFETAPVEQALTPSAVYGLIVLERGRAALDRLAGERIVSSRTFESQVMGKSRAGGQSAQRFERERDRQKHEFFEQVADAAEQTFLDEPTVDGVILGGTTITVDEFQQGDYLHHELRDHIRGVYQIEYATKQGLAQLIERAEDVLSDAERRREREALDRFCTALGQGGDVAYGADETQTALDYGAVDVLLVSDARPPAAIRELEEATTDQGGECLVVSTDTDRGAQFDTAFGGLGALLRFPIN
- a CDS encoding DNA-binding protein; its protein translation is MSDRNAIAEEVWVDEQIERTREQREADAERADTPALRPSVEQDTQAKVDHADDEWVDGRLFGQTLAAEEQHKAREQEIARTRRRLDDRQDSDREARTRRRVTERAATWHEQTQLTDAREHLSQDDLAAVNQQAQRLCERLGAGRRLSRSQIARKLAEHVLAGRELFEAVIQIAEAAETAPGRIIPIEAVPEVDRGEVSIEGKIKTLFESQHPKISQVGLIGDETAKIKFTSWRRSEQPTVREGERVRFRAAAKNWYRGRCSVALTSTSRIEFPNRGRWWDA